The proteins below come from a single Zhouia spongiae genomic window:
- the pnuC gene encoding nicotinamide riboside transporter PnuC: MNSFFDWFFAQYDGVPLHIVIFEIIAVIFGFLSVWYSKRENILVYPTGIISTAIFVYILLVYGLLGDMMINAYYFSMSIYGWYFWTRKVDETHFVPITNINLREKNWSVLLFVATLLFVFLVYWYFEKWTSWTAYIDTVTTAIFFVGMWLMAKKKLENWIFWIIGDIISVPLYLYKGLIFTSFQYLLFTIIAIYGYKAWKKSLNKSPETLLK, translated from the coding sequence ATGAATAGCTTTTTTGATTGGTTTTTTGCACAGTACGATGGAGTTCCGTTACATATTGTGATATTTGAAATCATTGCAGTGATTTTCGGCTTTTTGAGTGTTTGGTACTCCAAACGGGAAAACATTTTGGTATATCCTACCGGAATAATAAGTACCGCCATATTTGTTTACATTTTATTAGTTTACGGCCTGTTGGGAGATATGATGATAAATGCCTATTATTTTAGCATGAGTATCTATGGTTGGTATTTTTGGACACGTAAAGTAGATGAAACGCATTTTGTTCCTATTACGAATATTAATTTACGCGAGAAAAATTGGAGTGTATTGCTTTTTGTGGCTACTCTTTTGTTCGTGTTTTTGGTTTATTGGTACTTCGAAAAATGGACAAGCTGGACAGCTTATATAGACACCGTTACCACCGCGATATTTTTTGTAGGAATGTGGCTAATGGCTAAAAAGAAACTGGAGAATTGGATATTCTGGATAATAGGCGATATTATTTCGGTTCCTCTGTACCTGTATAAAGGACTGATATTTACATCATTTCAATACTTACTCTTTACAATAATAGCTATTTATGGTTACAAGGCATGGAAGAAAAGCTTGAACAAAAGTCCGGAAACATTATTAAAATAG